A part of Peromyscus maniculatus bairdii isolate BWxNUB_F1_BW_parent chromosome 10, HU_Pman_BW_mat_3.1, whole genome shotgun sequence genomic DNA contains:
- the Plac8 gene encoding placenta-specific gene 8 protein, with protein MAQAPTVIVTQPGFVRAPQNSNWQTSLCDCFSDFGVCLCGTFCFTCLGCQVAADMNECCLCGTTVAMRTLYRTRYGIPGSICDDYITTLFCPVCSVCQIKRDINRRRAMNAF; from the exons ATGGCTCAGGCACCCACAGTCATCGTGACTCAACCCGGATTTGTTCGTGCTCCCCAAAACTCCAACTGGCAGACCAGCCTGTGCGATTGCTTCAGCGACTTCGGAGTCT GCCTCTGTGGGACGTTCTGCTTTACGTGTCTTGGGTGTCAAGTGGCAGCTGacatgaatgaatgctgtttGTGTGGGACAACTGTGGCGATGAGGACCCTCTACCGAACCCGATATGGCATTCCC GGATCTATTTGTGATGACTATATtaccaccctcttctgtcctgtttGCTCTGTGTGCCAAATCAAGAGAGACATTAACCGGAGGAGAGCCATGAATGCTTTCTAA